Proteins encoded in a region of the Salvelinus fontinalis isolate EN_2023a chromosome 17, ASM2944872v1, whole genome shotgun sequence genome:
- the LOC129813997 gene encoding BTB/POZ domain-containing protein KCTD1 isoform X3 — protein sequence MFQDNRSSMSRPMITRSPASPLSNQGIPTAAQLTKSNAPVHIDVGGHMYTSSLATLTKYPESRIGRLFDGTEPIVLDSLKQHYFIDRDGHMFRYILNFLRISKLLIPDDFKDYSLLYEEARYFQLQPMLAELERWRQDRDLARVSRPCECLVVRVAPDLGERITLSGDKALIEDVFPEIGDVMCNSVNAGWNHDSTHVIRFPLNGYCHLNSVQVLERLQQRGFEIAGSCGGGVDSSQFSEYVLRRELRRAGQRGGPNSNRIKQEQLD from the exons ATGTTTCAG GATAACCGTTCCAGCATGTCCAGGCCCATGATCACCAGATCACCAGCATCCCCCTTGAGTAACCAGGGCATCCCGACGGCTGCCCAGCTCACCAAGtccaatgcccctgtgcacattGACGTGGGCGGACACATGTACACCAGCAGTCTGGCCACGTTAACCAAGTACCCAGAGTCCAG AATCGGACGTCTCTTCGACGGCACAGAGCCCATAGTGTTGGACAGTCTGAAGCAGCACTACTTCATAGACAGGGATGGACACATGTTCCGCTACATACTCAACTTCCTCAGGATCTCTAAGCTCCTCATCCCAGACGACTTCAAA GACTACAGCCTGCTGTACGAGGAGGCCCGGTACTTCCAGCTGCAGCCCATGCTGGCCGAGCTGGAGCGATGGCGCCAGGACCGCGACCTGGCCCGGGTGTCACGCCCCTGCGAATGCCTGGTGGTACGCGTGGCACCCGACCTGGGAGAGAGAATCACGCTGAGCGGAGACAAAGCCCTCATTGAGGACGTGTTCCCAGAGATTGGCGACGTCATGTGCAACTCCGTCAACGCGGGCTGGAACCACGACTCCACACATGTAATCCGCTTCCCGCTCAATGGATACTGCCACCTTAACTCCGTCCAG GTATTGGAGCGTCTGCAGCAGCGTGGCTTTGAGATCGCCGGATCCTGCGGAGGGGGCGTGGACTCATCCCAGTTCAGCGAGTACGTCCTGAGGAGGGAACTGAGGAGGGCAGGCCAGCGAGGAGGGCCTAACTCAAACCGTATAAAACAGGAGCAGCTGGACTAG
- the LOC129813997 gene encoding BTB/POZ domain-containing protein KCTD1 isoform X2 codes for MLWRQNMIYMDNRSSMSRPMITRSPASPLSNQGIPTAAQLTKSNAPVHIDVGGHMYTSSLATLTKYPESRIGRLFDGTEPIVLDSLKQHYFIDRDGHMFRYILNFLRISKLLIPDDFKDYSLLYEEARYFQLQPMLAELERWRQDRDLARVSRPCECLVVRVAPDLGERITLSGDKALIEDVFPEIGDVMCNSVNAGWNHDSTHVIRFPLNGYCHLNSVQVLERLQQRGFEIAGSCGGGVDSSQFSEYVLRRELRRAGQRGGPNSNRIKQEQLD; via the exons ATGTTATGGAGACAAAACATGATATATATG GATAACCGTTCCAGCATGTCCAGGCCCATGATCACCAGATCACCAGCATCCCCCTTGAGTAACCAGGGCATCCCGACGGCTGCCCAGCTCACCAAGtccaatgcccctgtgcacattGACGTGGGCGGACACATGTACACCAGCAGTCTGGCCACGTTAACCAAGTACCCAGAGTCCAG AATCGGACGTCTCTTCGACGGCACAGAGCCCATAGTGTTGGACAGTCTGAAGCAGCACTACTTCATAGACAGGGATGGACACATGTTCCGCTACATACTCAACTTCCTCAGGATCTCTAAGCTCCTCATCCCAGACGACTTCAAA GACTACAGCCTGCTGTACGAGGAGGCCCGGTACTTCCAGCTGCAGCCCATGCTGGCCGAGCTGGAGCGATGGCGCCAGGACCGCGACCTGGCCCGGGTGTCACGCCCCTGCGAATGCCTGGTGGTACGCGTGGCACCCGACCTGGGAGAGAGAATCACGCTGAGCGGAGACAAAGCCCTCATTGAGGACGTGTTCCCAGAGATTGGCGACGTCATGTGCAACTCCGTCAACGCGGGCTGGAACCACGACTCCACACATGTAATCCGCTTCCCGCTCAATGGATACTGCCACCTTAACTCCGTCCAG GTATTGGAGCGTCTGCAGCAGCGTGGCTTTGAGATCGCCGGATCCTGCGGAGGGGGCGTGGACTCATCCCAGTTCAGCGAGTACGTCCTGAGGAGGGAACTGAGGAGGGCAGGCCAGCGAGGAGGGCCTAACTCAAACCGTATAAAACAGGAGCAGCTGGACTAG
- the LOC129813997 gene encoding BTB/POZ domain-containing protein KCTD1 isoform X1 → MDATDVMDLTHQKTRKRPRPISSLDESVVHASLKRISMRTAECGDPPFMYSRGDPLPAASLKQNDHSVSSSPSTVLSAQDNRSSMSRPMITRSPASPLSNQGIPTAAQLTKSNAPVHIDVGGHMYTSSLATLTKYPESRIGRLFDGTEPIVLDSLKQHYFIDRDGHMFRYILNFLRISKLLIPDDFKDYSLLYEEARYFQLQPMLAELERWRQDRDLARVSRPCECLVVRVAPDLGERITLSGDKALIEDVFPEIGDVMCNSVNAGWNHDSTHVIRFPLNGYCHLNSVQVLERLQQRGFEIAGSCGGGVDSSQFSEYVLRRELRRAGQRGGPNSNRIKQEQLD, encoded by the exons ATGGACGCAACGGATGTCATGGATTTAACGCATCAGAAAACGAGAAAGCGCCCGCGTCCAATCAGTTCTTTGGACGAGTCCGTAGTACACGCGTCCCTGAAACGAATCTCAATGCGAACGGCGGAATGCGGGGACCCTCCGTTCATGTACTCAAGAGGCGACCCCTTACCTGCAGCATCACTGAAGCAGAATGATCATTCTGTGTCTTCCTCACCATCCACAGTTTTGTCAGCGCAG GATAACCGTTCCAGCATGTCCAGGCCCATGATCACCAGATCACCAGCATCCCCCTTGAGTAACCAGGGCATCCCGACGGCTGCCCAGCTCACCAAGtccaatgcccctgtgcacattGACGTGGGCGGACACATGTACACCAGCAGTCTGGCCACGTTAACCAAGTACCCAGAGTCCAG AATCGGACGTCTCTTCGACGGCACAGAGCCCATAGTGTTGGACAGTCTGAAGCAGCACTACTTCATAGACAGGGATGGACACATGTTCCGCTACATACTCAACTTCCTCAGGATCTCTAAGCTCCTCATCCCAGACGACTTCAAA GACTACAGCCTGCTGTACGAGGAGGCCCGGTACTTCCAGCTGCAGCCCATGCTGGCCGAGCTGGAGCGATGGCGCCAGGACCGCGACCTGGCCCGGGTGTCACGCCCCTGCGAATGCCTGGTGGTACGCGTGGCACCCGACCTGGGAGAGAGAATCACGCTGAGCGGAGACAAAGCCCTCATTGAGGACGTGTTCCCAGAGATTGGCGACGTCATGTGCAACTCCGTCAACGCGGGCTGGAACCACGACTCCACACATGTAATCCGCTTCCCGCTCAATGGATACTGCCACCTTAACTCCGTCCAG GTATTGGAGCGTCTGCAGCAGCGTGGCTTTGAGATCGCCGGATCCTGCGGAGGGGGCGTGGACTCATCCCAGTTCAGCGAGTACGTCCTGAGGAGGGAACTGAGGAGGGCAGGCCAGCGAGGAGGGCCTAACTCAAACCGTATAAAACAGGAGCAGCTGGACTAG
- the LOC129813997 gene encoding BTB/POZ domain-containing protein KCTD1 isoform X4, whose protein sequence is MSRPMITRSPASPLSNQGIPTAAQLTKSNAPVHIDVGGHMYTSSLATLTKYPESRIGRLFDGTEPIVLDSLKQHYFIDRDGHMFRYILNFLRISKLLIPDDFKDYSLLYEEARYFQLQPMLAELERWRQDRDLARVSRPCECLVVRVAPDLGERITLSGDKALIEDVFPEIGDVMCNSVNAGWNHDSTHVIRFPLNGYCHLNSVQVLERLQQRGFEIAGSCGGGVDSSQFSEYVLRRELRRAGQRGGPNSNRIKQEQLD, encoded by the exons ATGTCCAGGCCCATGATCACCAGATCACCAGCATCCCCCTTGAGTAACCAGGGCATCCCGACGGCTGCCCAGCTCACCAAGtccaatgcccctgtgcacattGACGTGGGCGGACACATGTACACCAGCAGTCTGGCCACGTTAACCAAGTACCCAGAGTCCAG AATCGGACGTCTCTTCGACGGCACAGAGCCCATAGTGTTGGACAGTCTGAAGCAGCACTACTTCATAGACAGGGATGGACACATGTTCCGCTACATACTCAACTTCCTCAGGATCTCTAAGCTCCTCATCCCAGACGACTTCAAA GACTACAGCCTGCTGTACGAGGAGGCCCGGTACTTCCAGCTGCAGCCCATGCTGGCCGAGCTGGAGCGATGGCGCCAGGACCGCGACCTGGCCCGGGTGTCACGCCCCTGCGAATGCCTGGTGGTACGCGTGGCACCCGACCTGGGAGAGAGAATCACGCTGAGCGGAGACAAAGCCCTCATTGAGGACGTGTTCCCAGAGATTGGCGACGTCATGTGCAACTCCGTCAACGCGGGCTGGAACCACGACTCCACACATGTAATCCGCTTCCCGCTCAATGGATACTGCCACCTTAACTCCGTCCAG GTATTGGAGCGTCTGCAGCAGCGTGGCTTTGAGATCGCCGGATCCTGCGGAGGGGGCGTGGACTCATCCCAGTTCAGCGAGTACGTCCTGAGGAGGGAACTGAGGAGGGCAGGCCAGCGAGGAGGGCCTAACTCAAACCGTATAAAACAGGAGCAGCTGGACTAG